Genomic window (Luteolibacter sp. Y139):
TGCCGACCGCGGCATCATGTCCGGCCCTGGCTTCACGCTGATCTCACCGGGCGTGCTCGAGTTCTACGGCACCGCGGCGAATGCCACCATCGCCATCCGCGGGCTGGTCTTCACGCCGTTCCTGGATCGCATCATCGTCGGCACCACGGAGCAGACCCGCTTCACCGTCACGCTGGATGATGGCGTGGTGGTGCCACCGGTCCTCGTCGATACCGCGGTCGTCACGGTGACGCCGGTCAATGATGTGCCGATCATCACGGGCACAGTCGCTGGTCAGAAGCTCTACATGCGTGCCTCGCTGCGTCCGTTTGTCGGCGTGAATATCACCGATATCGATGACCTCGGCCTCCAGCCGCAGACCGTGACCATTCAGATCGACAATGCGGTCAAGGGAGCGCTCTCGAATCTCGGTGGCTTCGCCCTGCTGTCGGAAGGCAGCGGCACCTATCGCATGACCGGCACGCCTCTGGCAGTCTCCACGGCAATCCGCGCTCTGGTCTTCACGCCGACGCCGGGAACTCGCGTCACACCGAACACTCCGGAAACCGCTCGCTTCACCATTACGATTCAGGACGGCTTCGCCCCAGCGGTGGTCGACAATACTACCACCGTCGACATCCTCCACGCGGAGGTCGATCAGCTGCTAGCCCTCAATGCCACGACCGGAGCCGATGTCAGCCAGGCGGCTGCCGGCTTCGGTAGCAGCTCCGCAATCAGCAAGGATACTCTGGTCGTCGGTGCTCCGCTGCGCGATACGCCGGCGGTCGATGCCGGTCGCGTCAATGTCTACGAACGCAGCGCGGGCTTCGGCGCACCGTGGGGTGAAGTGACGGAATTCAGCGCCAGCGACACGATCGCGGGCGACAACTTCGGCCAGGCGGTGACCATCGACGGCGACTACATGGTGGTCGGCGCTCCCGGTGCCGATCAGTCCGGTGCTCCCAATTCGGGCGCGGCTTATGTCTTCCAGCGCAATCCGGTGAACCGCAATGCCTGGCTCCAGGTGGCGAAGCTCACGCCGCCGATCATCAACGGCTCCGGCGGTGACGGCTTCGGTAGCGCGGTCGCACTGCAAGGGGATACGCTGCTAGTAGGTGCTCCGACTTCGAACATCACCGGTGCTGCGCGTTCTGGTCGCGTGTTTGTCTTCAAGCGTGGTGGCACGCCCGGCTCCTGGAGTTCCACGCAGACCCTCGTCGCCACTGATAACCGCGCCAGCGGCCTGCCGAATGACTCCGAACTTTACGGTGGTGCCATCGCCATCGATGGAAACGTTGTCATCATCGGTTCGCCCGGTGCGAACTTCTCCGGCAACAGCACCCAGTGGAACTTCGGTGCCGCCTACATCTGCACCCGCCCATCGGCGGCCGGGACCTTCACCGAGCTGAAGCGCCTCGATCAGTTCGATGGCACGGAAGCGAAGGCTTACAGTGGCTTCGGTTACTCGGTCGACGTCTCGGGAGACCGGATCGCGGTTGGCATCTATTCCCCGACTCCGCCCTTCGGCGGTCTCAAGCCCGGCCACGTCCGCATCTATGAGCGCGACTCCGGCGGTGCGAACCAGTGGGGTCTCGTCCGCGATGCCTTCCCGGCGGACGGCGTAACCTCCCGTCACTTCGGTGCGTCCGTCGCCCTTGCCGGAAACCTGCTGTTGGTGGGTGCTCCTGCAGGTAATGAGAGCGCTACGGAAACCCGTGGCTCGGTGGAGATCTTCCGCCGCAGTGCGAATACCGCCGATTGGCTTGCCATCGACCGCATCACCCAGGGTGCGACGAACTCCACGGACCGCTACGGCAGCTCAGTGGCGCTCGATGGTTTCACCGGCGTGGCCGGTGCCAGCGGCGACAGCGTGAATCTGACCAATGCGGCCGGTGCCGGAGACGCTCGCGTGCTGCAGCTTCAGTATGACTTGGGTCCGCGCCTCGCGGTGCCGGTGCCGGATCAGCTTGCGGTGGAGGGCACGCCCTTCAACTTCACGGTGAACGCGGCCACCTTCGGTGATCCGATCTATCCGGGCCAGCTCACGATTGCGGTCCAGATGACGGATGGCAGCCCGCTGCCGGTCGGCGGCTGGCTCTCGTTCAATGCCGCCACGGGTGTCTTCACCGGCACGCCGTCGGCTGCGGAAGGCCGCGACTACAGCTTGCAGCTCGTCGCGACGAATCCGCTGGGTTCGCAGGTCCTGTCGAACGTGTTCCGGGTCTATCAGAACCGCAGCACGAGCACCCTGGCCGCCGCCTACGCCGGCTGGGCTTCGGGCAAGTTCTCGCCGTCCACCTTGTCCAACCCCGCCCTCGAGGCGACGGTCTGGGGCCAGAACGCTGACCCGGATCATGACGGCCGTCCGAACGTGCTGGAGATGCTCTACGGCCTGAGCGCCACCCAGCAGGATACCGCGCAGATCGTCATCACTCGGATCAATTCGACCAAGACCACCTTGAGCTATCCACAGAGCGAGCTGTTCCCGCCGGGCGAAGTGGCGATCGAGTGGTCGACCAATGGCTCGACCTGGACTCGCAGCGGCGTGGTGATCACTCCCGGCGTGCCGGTGAATGGCATCATCCGGGTCACCGCGTCGATCACCTCGCCGACACCACAGCAACGGGTCCTCGCCCGGATTGTGACCGGAAATTGAAGTCTGCCTTTGGGGGCTGCGGTGTTCTGCCGCAGCCTCAAGCAGCGATGGCGCGAAACCCAGCCAACGGCTGGGTTTCTTGCATTCCGTCTCGGAGGCCTGAAGAGCTTACCCGGCCGCGAGTCGGGAACTACACCAACCCATCCTTCCGCGCCTGCTTCCAGTACGCGTATTCGGAGCGGTTGAAATCGATGTATTCAGGCGAGAGGTCACTACTATACATGCAGTAGTCGGCGTCTCCTTGATTCAGGTGGATCTCGATCGTGAACTCCGGCTTCGCCGCGATCTCCCGCAGCTCGTCCATCGGCGTGGTCGCTTGCAGGCCGCCGAGGCAGGCGGGCTTGCCATCGTAGAAAATGTCCACGAGTTCCTCGCGGATGCGCGCGCGTGAGTAGCCCACGGCATGCAGCACGCGGCCCCAGTTCGGGTCGCCACCGTTCCATGACGACTTCACCAGCGCCGACTTGCAGACCGCTTCGGCCACGAGCTTGGCATCCAGATAGGTGCGGGCTCCCTTCACCTCCACGGTGACGAACTTGGTCACGCGTTCGCCGTCGCGGACGACGGCCTGTGCGAGCTCCAGCATTACATGGCGCAGCGCCTGGCGGAACTGCTTGCAGAGCGAACTGCCGCGGCGGATCGGCGGCATGCCAGAGCGGCCGTTGGCGAGCACCAGCACGGTATCGTTCGTGCTCATGTCGCCGTCGATGGTGATGCGGTTGAAGCTTTCATCCACGCACTCCAGCACGCCCTTGCGCAGTGTGTCGCGCGGGACATTCGCATCGGTGGTGATGAAGCACAGCATGGTCGCCATGCTCGGGGAAATCATGCCGGCACCTTTGACGCAGCCGCCGATGCGGACGCGGTGGCCGCCGAGGTCGAAGGAAATCGCGATCTCCTTGTGGTGGGTATCGCTGGTGATGATGGCGCGGGCCACTTCGGTGCCGCGACCGCTGCCGAGGCCCTCGACGAGTTCATCGAAACGCTTTTCGACACGCGCCATCGGCATCGGCAAGCCGATCACACCCGTGGAACACACGCCGATCTCACTGCGGTTCAGGCCGAGCGGGATCGCCACGCCCTTGCACATGGCCTTGGCGTCGTTGATCCCCTGCACGCCGGTGCAGGCGTTGGCATTGCCGCTATTGGCGATGATCGCGCGGAGGTCGCCCTTGCGCAGGTGTGCCTGCGAAAGCTTCACCGGCGCGGCCTTGACGCGGTTGATCGTGAAGGTCCCCGCAGAGGTGCACGGGCTCTCCGAATAGATCAGCGCGAGGTCGAGTCGCTCGGCGGCAGGGTTCTTGATGCCACAGGAAATGGCAGAGCACTGGTAACCGCGCGGCGCGCCGACGCCGCCTTTGATCCGGGTGACGGGAAAGTCCATGGGTGGGTTTGCAAGGGTGTGGGGCGGAGACGCTGAACAAATCTCACGCCGTTTGCAACCCGGCTGTCTCGGGTAGGCCGAAGATGAGGTTGAATGACTGCACCGCCTGCGATCCCGCACCCTTACCAAGGTTGTCCTCGGCACTGGTCAAAATCACACGCCCGGTCCGCGCGTCGTAGGACCAGCCGATGTCGATGAAGTTGGTACGGGTCACGTTCTTGGTGTCGGCACAGCCGCCCTTACCTAGCAGACGCACGAAAGCGGCATCCCGATACATTTTTTCCAGAGTCTCCCCGATTGCGGAGGGATCGATGCCTTCCTTCAGCTTCGCCGTGGTGGTCGTGGCGATGCCGGAGTTCACCGGGATCAGGTGCGGGATGAAAGTGATCACCACGCTCTCGCCGGCCGCGATCGAGAGCTCCTGCTCGATCTCGGACAGGTGGCGGTGCTTCGGGATGCCATAGGCGCGCACGCTCTCATTGCACTCGCAGAAGAGCAGCGTGACATCGGCCTTCTTGCCCGCGCCGCTCACGCCGCTCATCGAGTTCGCCACGATGGTGGCGGGATCGATCAGCCCGGCCTCTAGCAGCGGGACTAGCGGTAGAATGATGCTGGTCGGGTAGCAGCCAGGTGAGGCGATCAGCCGCGCATCCCGGATCGCGTCCCCGTGGATTTCCGGCAGGCCATAGACCGCCTCATCCAGCAGCGCTGGTGCGGGATGTGGGTGGCCGTAGAATTCCTCGTACAC
Coding sequences:
- the argJ gene encoding bifunctional glutamate N-acetyltransferase/amino-acid acetyltransferase ArgJ; this encodes MDFPVTRIKGGVGAPRGYQCSAISCGIKNPAAERLDLALIYSESPCTSAGTFTINRVKAAPVKLSQAHLRKGDLRAIIANSGNANACTGVQGINDAKAMCKGVAIPLGLNRSEIGVCSTGVIGLPMPMARVEKRFDELVEGLGSGRGTEVARAIITSDTHHKEIAISFDLGGHRVRIGGCVKGAGMISPSMATMLCFITTDANVPRDTLRKGVLECVDESFNRITIDGDMSTNDTVLVLANGRSGMPPIRRGSSLCKQFRQALRHVMLELAQAVVRDGERVTKFVTVEVKGARTYLDAKLVAEAVCKSALVKSSWNGGDPNWGRVLHAVGYSRARIREELVDIFYDGKPACLGGLQATTPMDELREIAAKPEFTIEIHLNQGDADYCMYSSDLSPEYIDFNRSEYAYWKQARKDGLV
- the argC gene encoding N-acetyl-gamma-glutamyl-phosphate reductase; the encoded protein is MERIKTAIVGASGYTGQELLRLLLVHPQVELVAATSRQEAGKPLSSVFPRYRKLPGAELPFMEPDPDAIAATGAQAAFLALPHGVAAEIATALLERGLKVIDLSADFRLSDVAVYEEFYGHPHPAPALLDEAVYGLPEIHGDAIRDARLIASPGCYPTSIILPLVPLLEAGLIDPATIVANSMSGVSGAGKKADVTLLFCECNESVRAYGIPKHRHLSEIEQELSIAAGESVVITFIPHLIPVNSGIATTTTAKLKEGIDPSAIGETLEKMYRDAAFVRLLGKGGCADTKNVTRTNFIDIGWSYDARTGRVILTSAEDNLGKGAGSQAVQSFNLIFGLPETAGLQTA